A window of the Vespa velutina chromosome 7, iVesVel2.1, whole genome shotgun sequence genome harbors these coding sequences:
- the LOC124950357 gene encoding uncharacterized protein LOC124950357 isoform X1 gives MLKLIFFICIIIQCLISSSLVFCNYNISHPESNGIENLNNDINLDSTNNNDIDGNDMKQTEDYIDPHSFYYDRHQKQIIKDTKIFSRNQDTKSDQVKLLKESNENCETVKVYYKRLIMKLLLIANLKMNDNDDTVKGQLFVKGTRAQIETLRKVETNNYSMKEIDVILSKILLESLSFDNASDMFDLYWISQSALKFTMDYYAYAIIIACSILTIVILLKNIPYFSPFLIIIIMIITISFFQTWWQLIKEAEIELASTQMKYIEMPIACQPSKMSFWEKIYSHFTDGKECEKYYEARLGNPILQVTPAKAFSHMVTTTLTHPIPIIGTTMSQFINNVTDHFPFYIKYVVQISLYVLLPIYLLVAIFIYRGGSIRFGLPFNCSLLSLEQTPLPPNNAEKRQTIELIREIFAEVPPNILLKNNESVNAVLSSDTFEEQKNNSPTNNAVEESSKLRSIEFVKELNHASGDSNKNNLFSEETEEESENCLKEPKLDTKKYIGGGDA, from the exons atgttgaaattaatcttttttatttgtatcattATACAATGTTTAATTAGTTCTTCGTTAGTTTTCtgcaattataatatttcacatcCTGAaag TAATGGAATTGAAAACTTAAACAATGACATAAATTTAGATTCTacaaataacaatgatattgaTGGAAACGATAT GAAGCAAACAGAAGACTACATTGATccacattctttttattatgatagacatcaaaaacaaataataaaagatac aaaaatattttcaagaaaccAAGATACAAAATCTGAtcaagtaaaattattaaaagaaagtaatgaAAATTGTGAGACAGTGAAAGTATATTATAAGCGTTTGATTATGAAGTTACTCTTAATTGCTAACTTAAAG atgaatgataatgatgatacgGTAAAGGGacaattatttgtaaaaggaACAAGAGCGCAAATCGAAACACTTAGAAAAGTAGaaactaataattattctatgaAAGAAATTGATGTAATCTTgagtaaaattttattggaGTCTTTATCCTTTGATAATGCTTCTGATATGTTCGATTTATATTGGATTAGTCAGTCTGCATTAAAATTTACTATGGATTACTAT gcATATGCGATTATTATTGCCTGTAGTATACTGACAATcgtcatattattaaaaaatatcccatatttttctccatttttaattattatcatcatgataataacaattagcTTTTTCCAGACTTGGTGGCAACtaataaag gaAGCCGAGATCGAATTAGCGTCAACACAAATGAAATACATTGAAATGCCTATAGCTTGTCAGCCGAGCAAAATGAGTTTTTGGGAGAAAATATACTCACATTTCA cTGATGGCAAGGaatgtgaaaaatattacgaagcTAGATTAGGTAACCCAATATTGCAAGTAACACCTGCTAAGGCTTTTTCACACATGGTAACCACAACCCTAACGCATCCAATACCTATTATTGGAACAACAATGtctcaatttataaataatgtaactg atcactttcctttctatataaaatacgtggtgcaaatatctttatatgtatTGTTACCTATATACCTTTTGGttgctatttttatttatagaggAGGTTCTATTAGATTTGGATTACCATTTAATTGTTCACTGTTGTCACTTGAACAGACTCCATTGCCTCCGAATAATGCTGAAAAGAGGCAGACAATTGAGTTAATTCGTGag ATTTTTGCCGAAGTGCCTCCTAATATTCtactaaaaaataatgaaagtgtTAATGCAGTGCTATCGTCTGATACTttcgaagaacaaaaaaataatagtccTACGAACAATGCAGTCGAAGAATCTTCTAAATTAAGATCAATTGAATTTGTAAAAGAATTGAATCATGCTAGTGgtgattcaaataaaaataatttattttctgaaGAAACTGAAGAGGAAAGTGAAAATTGCTTAAAAGAGCCTAAACTTGatacgaagaaatatattggAGGTGGCGAtgcttaa
- the LOC124950357 gene encoding chloride channel CLIC-like protein 1 isoform X2 → MLKLIFFICIIIQCLISSSLVFCNYNISHPESNGIENLNNDINLDSTNNNDIDGNDMKQTEDYIDPHSFYYDRHQKQIIKDTKIFSRNQDTKSDQVKLLKESNENCETVKVYYKRLIMKLLLIANLKMNDNDDTVKGQLFVKGTRAQIETLRKVETNNYSMKEIDVILSKILLESLSFDNASDMFDLYWISQSALKFTMDYYAYAIIIACSILTIVILLKNIPYFSPFLIIIIMIITISFFQTWWQLIKEAEIELASTQMKYIEMPIACQPSKMSFWEKIYSHFTDGKECEKYYEARLGNPILQVTPAKAFSHMVTTTLTHPIPIIGTTMSQFINNVTDHFPFYIKYVVQISLYVLLPIYLLVAIFIYRGGSIRFGLPFNCSLLSLEQTPLPPNNAEKRQTIELIREYFRFLPKCLLIFY, encoded by the exons atgttgaaattaatcttttttatttgtatcattATACAATGTTTAATTAGTTCTTCGTTAGTTTTCtgcaattataatatttcacatcCTGAaag TAATGGAATTGAAAACTTAAACAATGACATAAATTTAGATTCTacaaataacaatgatattgaTGGAAACGATAT GAAGCAAACAGAAGACTACATTGATccacattctttttattatgatagacatcaaaaacaaataataaaagatac aaaaatattttcaagaaaccAAGATACAAAATCTGAtcaagtaaaattattaaaagaaagtaatgaAAATTGTGAGACAGTGAAAGTATATTATAAGCGTTTGATTATGAAGTTACTCTTAATTGCTAACTTAAAG atgaatgataatgatgatacgGTAAAGGGacaattatttgtaaaaggaACAAGAGCGCAAATCGAAACACTTAGAAAAGTAGaaactaataattattctatgaAAGAAATTGATGTAATCTTgagtaaaattttattggaGTCTTTATCCTTTGATAATGCTTCTGATATGTTCGATTTATATTGGATTAGTCAGTCTGCATTAAAATTTACTATGGATTACTAT gcATATGCGATTATTATTGCCTGTAGTATACTGACAATcgtcatattattaaaaaatatcccatatttttctccatttttaattattatcatcatgataataacaattagcTTTTTCCAGACTTGGTGGCAACtaataaag gaAGCCGAGATCGAATTAGCGTCAACACAAATGAAATACATTGAAATGCCTATAGCTTGTCAGCCGAGCAAAATGAGTTTTTGGGAGAAAATATACTCACATTTCA cTGATGGCAAGGaatgtgaaaaatattacgaagcTAGATTAGGTAACCCAATATTGCAAGTAACACCTGCTAAGGCTTTTTCACACATGGTAACCACAACCCTAACGCATCCAATACCTATTATTGGAACAACAATGtctcaatttataaataatgtaactg atcactttcctttctatataaaatacgtggtgcaaatatctttatatgtatTGTTACCTATATACCTTTTGGttgctatttttatttatagaggAGGTTCTATTAGATTTGGATTACCATTTAATTGTTCACTGTTGTCACTTGAACAGACTCCATTGCCTCCGAATAATGCTGAAAAGAGGCAGACAATTGAGTTAATTCGTGag TATTTTAGATTTTTGCCGAAGTGCCTCCTAATATTCtactaa
- the LOC124950357 gene encoding chloride channel CLIC-like protein 1 isoform X3, producing the protein MLKLIFFICIIIQCLISSSLVFCNYNISHPESNGIENLNNDINLDSTNNNDIDGNDMKQTEDYIDPHSFYYDRHQKQIIKDTKIFSRNQDTKSDQVKLLKESNENCETVKVYYKRLIMKLLLIANLKMNDNDDTVKGQLFVKGTRAQIETLRKVETNNYSMKEIDVILSKILLESLSFDNASDMFDLYWISQSALKFTMDYYAYAIIIACSILTIVILLKNIPYFSPFLIIIIMIITISFFQTWWQLIKEAEIELASTQMKYIEMPIACQPSKMSFWEKIYSHFTDGKECEKYYEARLGNPILQVTPAKAFSHMVTTTLTHPIPIIGTTMSQFINNVTEEVLLDLDYHLIVHCCHLNRLHCLRIMLKRGRQLS; encoded by the exons atgttgaaattaatcttttttatttgtatcattATACAATGTTTAATTAGTTCTTCGTTAGTTTTCtgcaattataatatttcacatcCTGAaag TAATGGAATTGAAAACTTAAACAATGACATAAATTTAGATTCTacaaataacaatgatattgaTGGAAACGATAT GAAGCAAACAGAAGACTACATTGATccacattctttttattatgatagacatcaaaaacaaataataaaagatac aaaaatattttcaagaaaccAAGATACAAAATCTGAtcaagtaaaattattaaaagaaagtaatgaAAATTGTGAGACAGTGAAAGTATATTATAAGCGTTTGATTATGAAGTTACTCTTAATTGCTAACTTAAAG atgaatgataatgatgatacgGTAAAGGGacaattatttgtaaaaggaACAAGAGCGCAAATCGAAACACTTAGAAAAGTAGaaactaataattattctatgaAAGAAATTGATGTAATCTTgagtaaaattttattggaGTCTTTATCCTTTGATAATGCTTCTGATATGTTCGATTTATATTGGATTAGTCAGTCTGCATTAAAATTTACTATGGATTACTAT gcATATGCGATTATTATTGCCTGTAGTATACTGACAATcgtcatattattaaaaaatatcccatatttttctccatttttaattattatcatcatgataataacaattagcTTTTTCCAGACTTGGTGGCAACtaataaag gaAGCCGAGATCGAATTAGCGTCAACACAAATGAAATACATTGAAATGCCTATAGCTTGTCAGCCGAGCAAAATGAGTTTTTGGGAGAAAATATACTCACATTTCA cTGATGGCAAGGaatgtgaaaaatattacgaagcTAGATTAGGTAACCCAATATTGCAAGTAACACCTGCTAAGGCTTTTTCACACATGGTAACCACAACCCTAACGCATCCAATACCTATTATTGGAACAACAATGtctcaatttataaataatgtaactg aggAGGTTCTATTAGATTTGGATTACCATTTAATTGTTCACTGTTGTCACTTGAACAGACTCCATTGCCTCCGAATAATGCTGAAAAGAGGCAGACAATTGAGTTAA
- the LOC124950358 gene encoding lethal(2)neighbour of Tid protein codes for MAPRRDSRTNHNSINKASKRGKNSWFKSFEWPQFWSLLTDPRKIVITTKLFILLEMLLNVFIIEKVPYTEIDWKAYMQEVEGFLNGTLDYSKLKGDTGPLVYPAGFLYIFSALYYVTVQGAQIKIAQYIFAILYIVLLALVFRIYSKTKKVPPYVLILMCCTSYRIHSIFVLRLFNDPIAMILLFSSLNAFLDDHWYLGSILYSLAVSVKMNILLFAPALLAAYLCILGTSKTVIHLSICALVQVILGLPFLIENPISYIKGAFNLGRIFEFKWTVNWRLLSEEIFVNPYFHVSLLLLHLLILAISIPNWIIYLRSYAKLKQVEKDLKPQLQKKKKVDMSTMSQLFVFPLFMANFIGIACSRSLHYQFYIWYYHTLPYLAWCTSYETKVKLSILGIIELCWNTYPSTIYSSFALHACHIILLYDLIKNRKSNTKTK; via the coding sequence atggcGCCACGCCGTGATAGTCGTACTAATCACAATAGTATAAATAAAGCCTCCAAAAGAGGTAAAAATAGTTGGTTCAAAAGTTTCGAATGGCCTCAATTTTGGTCCTTATTAACAGATccaagaaaaattgtaataactacaaagttatttattttattggaaaTGCTTTTGAATGTATTCATTATCGAAAAAGTGCCTTATACAGAAATCGACTGGAAAGCTTATATGCAAGAAGTGGAGGGTTTTTTAAATGGTACATTGGATTATTCAAAGCTAAAAGGTGATACAGGACCATTGGTTTATCCTGCTGGctttttgtacattttttctGCTCTATATTATGTCACCGTGCAAGGGGCACAAATTAAAATAGCTCAGTATATCTTTGCTATTCTCTACATTGTTTTACTAGCCTTGGTCTTCCGCATTTACTCAAAAACCAAAAAGGTTCCACCTTATGTATTGATTTTGATGTGCTGTACATCATATCGAATACAttctatatttgtattaagACTTTTTAATGATCCGATAgctatgatattattattttcaagtcTAAATGCATTTTTAGACGACCACTGGTATTTGGGAAGTATTCTTTATAGCCTTGCTGTATctgtaaaaatgaatattttattatttgcgcCAGCACTTCTTGCtgcatatttatgtatcttaGGAACATCGAAGACTGTAATACATTTGTCCATTTGCGCATTGGTACAAGTGATTTTAGGCTTAccttttttaattgaaaatccaatttcatatattaaagGAGCATTCAATTTGGGaagaatttttgaatttaagtGGACAGTAAACTGGCGCCTTTTATCCGaggaaatatttgttaatccATACTTTCATGTTTCATTGttacttttacatttattaatattggcCATTTCTATACCAAATTGGATAATCTATTTGAGATCCTACGCAAAATTAAAACAAGTGGAAAAAGATCTAAAGCCCCAAttgcagaagaaaaaaaaggtggaTATGTCGACAATGAGccaattatttgtttttccccTATTTATGGCAAATTTTATAGGCATCGCGTGCAGTAGATCTTTACATTATCAATTTTACATATGGTATTACCATACATTGCCATATCTTGCATGGTGTACAAGTTATGAAACTAAGGTGAAACTTTCAATACTAGGAATAATAGAGCTTTGCTGGAATACTTATCCAAGTACAATTTATAGTAGTTTTGCTCTGCACGCTTgccatataattttattatatgatttgattaaaaacaggaaaagcaatactaaaacaaaatga
- the LOC124950359 gene encoding zinc finger protein 277 isoform X2 codes for MSGNCESLSKPIMYKSQFVGIDDEPCNSKCLFCENSFILPTNEKDFLTHLFKEHRLVIGDVWKIASLKRFKEQPITDFCTTLLMDCTSDGKSSKNESYFLLSDCISEDKTLRDEIYRVKLEWVLAKQSEERSDTSFTRGCMFCKMNFSVSRIIYIKHLSEKHNLYLGKPENLVFIDELLDKIQHSIESLICIYCEKVFKDRTALKEHMRKKLHKQINPYNKTFDKFYISNYSDPSRTRKYQKHYKYTKDTGLSSESEDEELSWSDWNDESISIFCLFCNHSDKDFPTILQHIKERHNFDFKEASKDLTFYQKVKLVNYIRGRIHIQCCILCEEKSDNILEHMNEKDHYKIPKQYIWDQPEFYFPMNENDSFLYNLDTDNDSSEENDIESTFKDLSVTSNDNTNSIHC; via the exons ATGTCTGGAAATTGCGAATCATTATCAAAGCCTATTATGTACAAGTCACAATTTGTTGGTATTGATGACGAACCATGCAATTCAAAATGTTTATTCTGTGAGAACTCATTTATTCTTCCTACAAATGAGAAAGATTTCTTAACGCATTTGTTCAAAGAACATCGCCTTGTCATAGGCGATGTTTGGAAAATAGCAAGTTTGAAAAG ATTCAAAGAACAGCCCATAACTGATTTTTGTACTACATTATTAATGGATTGTACATCAGATGGGAAATCAAGTAAAAACGAAAGTTACTTTTTGCTTTCTGATTGTATCTCAGAGGATAAAACATTAAGAGATGAAATATATAGGGTCAAACTG GAATGGGTACTAGCAAAACAATCTGAGGAAAGAAGTGATACTAGCTTTACACGTGGCTGTATGTTTTGTAAAATGAACTTTTCCGTATcacgtattatttatataaaacatctCTCAGAGAAGCATAATTTGTATCTTGGAAAACCAGAAAATTTAGTTTTTATCGATGAACTTTTAGATAAAATACAACATAGTATTGAAag tttaatttgtatatactgTGAAAAAGTTTTCAAGGATCGTACGGCATTGAAAGAGCACATGCGTAAAAAGTtacataaacaaataaatccatacaataaaacatttgataagttttatataagtaattattCAGATCCCAGCAGAACAAGGAAATATCaa aaacATTACAAATACACTAAAGATACTGGATTAAGCAGTGAAAGTGAAGATGAAGAATTGTCATGGTCTGATTGGAATGATGAAAGTATtagtatattttgtttattctgTAATCATTCTGATAAAGATTTTCCTACTATTTTACAACATATTAAAGAACGACACAATTTTGACTTTAAAGAGGCATCAAAAGATTTAACCTTTTATCAgaaa GTAAAACTGGTAAATTATATAAGGGGGCGAATTCATATACAATGTTGCATTTTATGTGAGGAAAAGTCAGACAACATATTGGAACACATGAATGAGAAAGATCATTACAAAATACCTAAACAATATATATGGGATCAACCAGA GTTTTATTTCcctatgaatgaaaatgattcatttttatataatttggaTACAGATAATGACAGCtcagaagaaaatgatattgaaaGTACATTTAAAGATTTATCTGTTACATCCAATGATAATACAAATAGTATACActgttaa
- the LOC124950359 gene encoding zinc finger protein 277 isoform X1, with translation MSGNCESLSKPIMYKSQFVGIDDEPCNSKCLFCENSFILPTNEKDFLTHLFKEHRLVIGDVWKIASLKSYIHYWGNRFKEQPITDFCTTLLMDCTSDGKSSKNESYFLLSDCISEDKTLRDEIYRVKLEWVLAKQSEERSDTSFTRGCMFCKMNFSVSRIIYIKHLSEKHNLYLGKPENLVFIDELLDKIQHSIESLICIYCEKVFKDRTALKEHMRKKLHKQINPYNKTFDKFYISNYSDPSRTRKYQKHYKYTKDTGLSSESEDEELSWSDWNDESISIFCLFCNHSDKDFPTILQHIKERHNFDFKEASKDLTFYQKVKLVNYIRGRIHIQCCILCEEKSDNILEHMNEKDHYKIPKQYIWDQPEFYFPMNENDSFLYNLDTDNDSSEENDIESTFKDLSVTSNDNTNSIHC, from the exons ATGTCTGGAAATTGCGAATCATTATCAAAGCCTATTATGTACAAGTCACAATTTGTTGGTATTGATGACGAACCATGCAATTCAAAATGTTTATTCTGTGAGAACTCATTTATTCTTCCTACAAATGAGAAAGATTTCTTAACGCATTTGTTCAAAGAACATCGCCTTGTCATAGGCGATGTTTGGAAAATAGCAAGTTTGAAAAG ttatatacattattggGGCAATAGATTCAAAGAACAGCCCATAACTGATTTTTGTACTACATTATTAATGGATTGTACATCAGATGGGAAATCAAGTAAAAACGAAAGTTACTTTTTGCTTTCTGATTGTATCTCAGAGGATAAAACATTAAGAGATGAAATATATAGGGTCAAACTG GAATGGGTACTAGCAAAACAATCTGAGGAAAGAAGTGATACTAGCTTTACACGTGGCTGTATGTTTTGTAAAATGAACTTTTCCGTATcacgtattatttatataaaacatctCTCAGAGAAGCATAATTTGTATCTTGGAAAACCAGAAAATTTAGTTTTTATCGATGAACTTTTAGATAAAATACAACATAGTATTGAAag tttaatttgtatatactgTGAAAAAGTTTTCAAGGATCGTACGGCATTGAAAGAGCACATGCGTAAAAAGTtacataaacaaataaatccatacaataaaacatttgataagttttatataagtaattattCAGATCCCAGCAGAACAAGGAAATATCaa aaacATTACAAATACACTAAAGATACTGGATTAAGCAGTGAAAGTGAAGATGAAGAATTGTCATGGTCTGATTGGAATGATGAAAGTATtagtatattttgtttattctgTAATCATTCTGATAAAGATTTTCCTACTATTTTACAACATATTAAAGAACGACACAATTTTGACTTTAAAGAGGCATCAAAAGATTTAACCTTTTATCAgaaa GTAAAACTGGTAAATTATATAAGGGGGCGAATTCATATACAATGTTGCATTTTATGTGAGGAAAAGTCAGACAACATATTGGAACACATGAATGAGAAAGATCATTACAAAATACCTAAACAATATATATGGGATCAACCAGA GTTTTATTTCcctatgaatgaaaatgattcatttttatataatttggaTACAGATAATGACAGCtcagaagaaaatgatattgaaaGTACATTTAAAGATTTATCTGTTACATCCAATGATAATACAAATAGTATACActgttaa
- the LOC124950360 gene encoding LOW QUALITY PROTEIN: probable inactive peptidyl-prolyl cis-trans isomerase-like 6 (The sequence of the model RefSeq protein was modified relative to this genomic sequence to represent the inferred CDS: substituted 3 bases at 3 genomic stop codons), with amino-acid sequence MSTKGLSSYCNSYVITVNNSDKGRLIGKDCLDYSDDNCLIKIRVEGLITTIAFHKARLYAQKLYQYLPQKYAVPQIREMFQVDWYEYHQKMKVRVGGKMWALKRHVAVFINDAFIGSDIEFLNYLNELYVFHMPKNIGYYETHIGEYYKKFIKKTKRIYVYFTFTLDGFLIGSLLFMLYSDLLPKTCKHFLNFCTGKYESIKGFKVSHYINTYVHRIVKNGWIQFGDIKLNSTNFNKAIMPTIADESYCIPHNRRGILSMANNGKHSNKSQIIVSLKPNTWMNHYYVAFGQLVDGIQTLQKIEDIPTYYESPLKKVIVSQCGEYTLDHKPKMEAETDIFLERQPWIDVGENNMVHQYPYNTYSDISVWLNNITDEIDIRDTPSLLIAERYLSSLYCLSMVYLSGLPFKQIIXFLXXKLISNIYFNDVHILVYLNYKSKLCELLTGFRPETMSKIEKEIFIKELCKIIISYVLNSVHNKSCVLKDTYGTLHRILEYAYDIARATIAKLIKQDINIMDTRAEINKLFKIQHQDDKKITDSSLSLIEKILNKSILHSLQSANIVDCDCI; translated from the exons atgtcAACTAAAGGACTATCATCTTATTGCAATTCATATGTAATTACAGTAAATAACAGTGACAAAGGGAGACTAATAGGAAAGGATTGTTTAGATTATTCAGATGATAATTgtcttattaaaataagagTGGAAGGTCTTATCACCACAATTGCTTTTCATAAAGCAAGATTATATGCACAAAAGCTTTATCAATATTTGCCACAGAAATATGCTGTACCACAAATTAGAGAAATGTTTCAAGTAGACTGGTACGAATATCATCAAAAAATGAAAGTG cgtGTTGGTGGTAAGATGTGGGCCTTAAAAAGACACGTTGCAGTCTTTATAAATGATGCGTTTATAGGCAGtgatattgaatttttaaattatctcaACGAATTGTATGTTTTTCATATGCCAAAAAATATTGGATATTATGAAACACATATTGGAGAAtactataaaaaatttattaaaaaaacaaag AGAATTTACGTATATTTCACATTCACTTTGGATGGATTCTTAATAGGTTCCCTTTTATTCATG TTATATTCTGACTTGCTCCCAAAAActtgtaaacattttttaaatttttgtaCTGGAAAATATGAAAGTATAAAAGGCTTCAAAGTATCGCATTATATAAACACTTACGTTCATCGTATAGTCAAAAATGGATGGATTCAATTTGGTG atattaaattgaaCAGTACTAATTTTAACAAGGCTATAATGCCTACGATTGCCGATGAATCATATTGCATACCTCACAATCGACGAGGAATCTTATCAATGGCAAATAATGGAAAGCACTCTAATAAATCTCAAATCATTGTGTCTTTAAAACCTAATACATGGAtgaatcattattatgttGCCTTTGG acaACTAGTAGACGGTATCCAGACATtacaaaaaatagaagatattCCGACGTATTATGAATCTCCTCTAAAAAAAGTTATTGTATCTCAATGCGGTGAATATACTTTAGATCATAAACCCAAAATGGAAGCAGAAACAGATATATTTCTT GAACGCCAACCATGGATAGATGTGGGTGAAAATAATATGGTCCATCAATATCCATACAATACTTATTCAGATATTTCTGTATGGCTTAATAATATAACTGATGAAATAGACATTCGCGATACACCATCTCTTCTAATAGCTGAACGATATTTAAGCAGTCTATATTGTCTTTCCATGGTTTACTTATCAGGTTTAccttttaaacaaataatttaatttttgtaatagaAACTTatctctaatatatattttaacgacGTTCATATTCTTGTCT atCTTAATTATAAGTCGAAACTATGTGAATTATTAACAGGCTTTCGGCCAGAAACGAtgagtaaaatagaaaaagaaattttcataaaagaactttgtaaaatcattatttcataTGTTTTAAATTCTGTCCATAATAAg TCCTGTGTATTAAAGGATACTTATGGAACTCTACATAGAATATTAGAATATGCTTATGACATTGCAAGAGCAACTATTGCCAAATTAATAAAGCAAGACATCAATATTATGGACACCAGAGCAGAAATCAATAA aCTATTTAAGATACAGCAccaagatgataaaaaaattacagatTCCTCCTTGTctcttattgaaaaaatattgaacaaaTCTATACTTCATTCTTTACAGTCTGCAAACATTGTAGATTGTGATTGTATTTAA